From the Geminocystis sp. M7585_C2015_104 genome, the window AGTAGCCCAAGCAGAAGAAAAAAGTGCTGGTGGCATCTACCTGCCAGACACCGCCAAGGAAAAACCCCAAGTAGGGGAAGTGATTAGCGTAGGGGAAGGCAGACTCAATGACAAAGGCGAAAGAATCCCCGTAGAGGTTAAGGTAGGGGATAAGGTCCTCTACTCCAAATACGCTGGTACTGACGTTAAACTCGGTGGCGAAGATTACGTCATTCTCTCCGAAAAAGACATCCTCGCTGTCCTGTCTTAATTAATTAATAAGTAATTTCTACCTAGAGACCTTGTAGTTAATTATCTAAACTTTGTATTGCTGGTTTCCGTTTGTTGTCAGTTTAGTTAGTAGTAGAGAGGGAAAAGAGGGATAACTATGGCAAAAACCATCATCTACAACGAAGAAGCTCGTCGCGCACTAGAAAGGGGTATTGACATTTTGGCCGAAGCTGTAGCGGTGACTCTGGGGCCAAAAGGACGCAATGT encodes:
- the groES gene encoding co-chaperone GroES, with protein sequence MAAVTINVSTVKPLGDRVFVKVAQAEEKSAGGIYLPDTAKEKPQVGEVISVGEGRLNDKGERIPVEVKVGDKVLYSKYAGTDVKLGGEDYVILSEKDILAVLS